A single Cannabis sativa cultivar Pink pepper isolate KNU-18-1 chromosome 7, ASM2916894v1, whole genome shotgun sequence DNA region contains:
- the LOC115697652 gene encoding BAHD acyltransferase DCR-like, producing MPSSSIILVSKCVVVPEQNSMIETLKLSVSDIPMLSCQYIQKGVLFFNSPTQSINDLINSLKQSLSVALLHFPALAGRLITDDDGHVHIHCNDAGVDFIHAKAKHLAVRGILPLDRDVPDCFKEFFAFDRTVSYSGHFKSLLAVQVTELSDGVFIGCTVNHAVTDGTSFWHFFNSFAEICKGAKKITISPDFSRDTVFNSSAVLRFPEGGPKATFSGEEPLRERIFHFSREAIQKLKLRANNYSVLTTKTTPSNCNGFSDSSEILGKQLNDSWKTVNNGYGFNRTAEISSFQSLCAQLWRSVTRARKIEESKTTTFRMAVNCRHRVEPKMDSHYFGNAIQSIPTYAPAGELISRDLGWCADLLHKNVVAHDNDKVRFGVEDWEREPRLFPLGNPDGASITMGSSPRFPMYNNDFGWGRPVAVRSGKANKFDGKISAFPGREGNGTVDLEVVLAPETMAGLEKDSEFMEYVSEIVV from the coding sequence atgcctTCCTCTTCCATTATTCTAGTCTCAAAATGCGTAGTTGTTCCAGAACAAAACTCCATGATCGAAACTCTGAAGCTTTCAGTCTCTGATATCCCTATGCTTTCCTGTCAATACATTCAAAAAGGTGTTCTGTTCTTCAATTCACCAACTCAATCTATTAATGACTTAATCAATTCTCTGAAACAATCCCTCTCTGTGGCTCTGCTCCATTTCCCTGCTCTCGCTGGCCGTTTAATTACCGACGATGACGGCCACGTCCACATCCATTGCAACGATGCCGGCGTCGATTTTATTCATGCCAAAGCAAAACATCTCGCTGTTCGAGGAATTCTTCCACTGGATCGCGATGTTCCTGATTGTTTCAAGGAGTTTTTCGCCTTTGATCGGACCGTAAGTTACTCTGGTCATTTTAAATCCTTGCTTGCCGTTCAGGTAACGGAGCTCTCTGACGGCGTTTTCATTGGCTGTACTGTCAATCACGCCGTTACGGATGGGACCTCGttttggcacttcttcaatAGCTTTGCTGAAATTTGTAAGGGCGCGAAGAAGATCACGATATCTCCTGATTTCAGCCGCGACACAGTTTTTAACTCGTCGGCGGTGCTTCGTTTCCCGGAAGGTGGTCCAAAAGCTACCTTTTCCGGCGAAGAACCATTAAGGGAGAGAATTTTTCATTTTAGCAGAGAAGCCATTCAGAAGCTTAAGCTTCGAGCTAATAACTATTCTGTTCTGACCACTAAAACGACACCGTCTAATTGTAACGGTTTTTCCGACTCGTCCGAGATTCTCGGCAAACAATTGAATGACAGTTGGAAAACCGTTAACAATGGATACGGTTTCAATCGGACGGCTGAGATTTCATCCTTCCAATCACTATGTGCACAACTGTGGCGCTCCGTGACACGTGCGAGAAAGATAGAGGAATCAAAAACGACGACGTTTCGTATGGCCGTGAATTGCCGCCACCGTGTGGAGCCGAAAATGGATTCACACTACTTCGGGAACGCAATTCAGAGCATCCCGACCTACGCACCGGCTGGTGAGCTCATATCGCGAGACCTCGGGTGGTGCGCCGATCTCCTCCATAAGAACGTGGTGGCGCACGATAACGATAAGGTGAGGTTCGGCGTAGAGGATTGGGAGCGAGAGCCGAGGCTTTTCCCGCTGGGGAATCCCGACGGCGCGTCCATCACGATGGGAAGCTCTCCCAGATTCCCAATGTACAACAACGATTTCGGGTGGGGTCGACCCGTTGCTGTTCGTAGCGGTAAGGCAAACAAATTCGACGGTAAAATCTCGGCGTTCCCGGGACGAGAAGGAAATGGGACAGTTGATCTAGAGGTGGTTTTGGCGCCGGAGACGATGGCTGGGCTTGAGAAGGATTCTGAGTTTATGGAATATGTATCGGAAATAGTTGTGTGA
- the LOC115698197 gene encoding uncharacterized protein LOC115698197 isoform X1, with amino-acid sequence MTTENDDSVDKAVAERRERLKALKASQELSNTPEEDDNQTNKETNLNMKFRNYVPHDKKLQEAKVAPPVLPKFEDPVAAEPPPSEKKEDPFVNIAPKKPNWDLRRDVQKKLDKLEKRTQKAIYTLMGMYFPFLSFPFLINQYWVL; translated from the exons ATGACTACTGAAAATGATGATTCCGTCGACAAAGCTGTGGCCGAACGTCGAGAGAGGCTGAAAGCCCTCAAAGCTTCACAAGAGCTCTCAAATACCCCAGAAGAAGATGACAATCAAACCAATAAAGAAAC GAATCTTAacatgaaatttcgaaattatgtTCCTCATGATAAGAAGCTTCAAGAGGCCAAGGTTGCCCCTCCCGTTCTTCCGAAATTTGAAGACCCTGTTGCAGCGGAGCCTCCACCATCTGAGAAGAAAGAG GACCCATTTGTCAATATAGCTCCTAAAAAACCTAATTGGGATCTCAGAAGGGATGTGCAAAAAAAGCTTGATAAGCTTGAAAAACGAACCCAGAAGGCAATTTATACTCTCATGGGTATGTACTTTCCTTtcctttcctttccattccttaTAAATCAATATTGGGTTTTGTAA
- the LOC115698197 gene encoding uncharacterized protein LOC115698197 isoform X2, which translates to MTTENDDSVDKAVAERRERLKALKASQELSNTPEEDDNQTNKETNLNMKFRNYVPHDKKLQEAKVAPPVLPKFEDPVAAEPPPSEKKEDPFVNIAPKKPNWDLRRDVQKKLDKLEKRTQKAIYTLMEEQVKQKELAEDGTNEVA; encoded by the exons ATGACTACTGAAAATGATGATTCCGTCGACAAAGCTGTGGCCGAACGTCGAGAGAGGCTGAAAGCCCTCAAAGCTTCACAAGAGCTCTCAAATACCCCAGAAGAAGATGACAATCAAACCAATAAAGAAAC GAATCTTAacatgaaatttcgaaattatgtTCCTCATGATAAGAAGCTTCAAGAGGCCAAGGTTGCCCCTCCCGTTCTTCCGAAATTTGAAGACCCTGTTGCAGCGGAGCCTCCACCATCTGAGAAGAAAGAG GACCCATTTGTCAATATAGCTCCTAAAAAACCTAATTGGGATCTCAGAAGGGATGTGCAAAAAAAGCTTGATAAGCTTGAAAAACGAACCCAGAAGGCAATTTATACTCTCATGG AGGAACAAGTAAAGCAAAAAGAATTGGCTGAAGATGGTACAAATGAGGTGGCTTAA